The Montipora foliosa isolate CH-2021 chromosome 6, ASM3666993v2, whole genome shotgun sequence genome includes the window AATTGTCACCACCATTCAGTTGCAGGAGAACGAAACAGACGAAGTCAACTTTCATGCTGCCGTTGTTCTTAACACCATCTACTGGGCACTTTACGAAAATTTTCACAGCGCAGTCATGCAAATTAAGATTGACACTGACAAACGGAAAACCCAAACAAATGCAAGTGAAGGCGCGGACACTGTTGTCGATTCCGACTTTGTGGACGTTGCTAGAGTATCTGGGGCGGCGCTGCACAAACTACGGAAAGGAAGAGAAAAGATTGTTAATGGGCGGAAAGGAGCCAGGAGAGTTTCAGAAGCGACAAAGGAAAATTATGCAGCCGAAGTTAAAATTATGTCTGAAATGGTCTGTTCTGCAGAGGAGAAAACATCTTTGCCATTGGGTCTAAAAAGGTTGGACGAGGGAAAGTTGACTTTCTTCAATAGTAAGTTTACTGTTGTTTTGTTAACGTTAGATAAAAGAATAAGAGAAATGTTGactgaaaaaaatctgaagaGATATCCAAAAAACCTTATGAAGCTGACAAAACAATCGGTTGCTTTAGACGAGGAGCTACAAGAGTTATTTTTGGCAGCATCAAAAAGGGCATGCACAGCACCATTTGAAGAGATTAGGGCTTGCTCCATATGGCAAGAGCTAGTAAAGAGAATATGTAATACCAGATTTTAGGAATTCTATAGTGCtcaagaagagaaaaaactgaTTCAGGAGGGCAAAGTCGTTTCAGCCGACCAAAGCTTGAGGGACAAGCTGAAAACTTACAGTGTCGATAAGcgtacttaattaattaaggatgCTTAATAATATGATCTTACAAACTTAATTACGCTTTCTTCTAGGCAGCAGACCAGTTCAAGTGGTCTCTTTGTGATAGTTTATACTTAGGGCAACGTCAGCTTGCCTTATATAATATGACAAGTCTcgtttttactgaaaaacaatagtaagtaatatattttttatcaatCGCGCGCAATTTCTTGACAAAACTCTGTGCCAAGGAAGGGTCTGTTCTTCTACTTCTGAGGACAGATAATCCTGCTGGCCAGTTATCCTAGTGTCCACTCCAGGACAAGGACGATTCTCGACGACTTCGTTTATTGCAGGAGGGGGGCGAGGGTGGTGGTCTGGAACAGTGAAGTTTATAAAACACACCAGGGATGATCAGATATATTTGTGCCAAAGTGTGAACTTTTCTCTTCCCGTATCCTTCACACAGCCCCTTAAGTTATTTGGTTACTGATTATCACGCAAAATTACTGATAATTCTTCTTACTTAATTTCTTATCATCTTCTGACCAATTTACAATTTTGCATTTCGGAGTATCCTGAAGCATGTAGATCAAATTACACACCTTCTAAAACTTACCGTTTTTTGCCTGATCTTTTCGGAAATTCACTTTGTCCGAATCCCATATCTCACGCAAGACTTGCCCTGCACCGGGTCGTAAACTATCAGCTTCtgccacacatttttcaaattccttTCTTCCCATGGGTGTAGATTCAACTCGCTCCATCAATTTGTCCAAGTCAGAGCTATGTGTATCAGACATTAAAACAGAGAACTTCTTTCTGTACCGTTTGACCTGCTTTGTCATGTTTTTCCTTGATTGCCGCATATTTTTCAATCGCTTACTTTGGCTCTTTGGACTGAGGCAAGAGAAGCGAACTTTGGATGACACAGATTGTCTGCTCCTTACGTCTTCTTCAGTCAGAGACTTCTTTTGGTTTAAGCGTTCTGAcagtttttgttctgttttgtagCAACATCGACACTTTCTTCCACTCTCACATTGGGCATTTTTTATCAATCGCGCGCAATTTCTTGACAAAACTCTGTGCCAAGGAAGGGTCTGTTCTTCTACTTCTGAGGACAGATAATCCTGCTGGCCAGTTATCCTAGTGTCCACTCCAGGACAAGGACGATTCTCGACGACTTCGTTTATTGCATTTCTCAGTTGTCCCGGCTGATTAATATTAATTGTGCCCCTTCTTACGAGCTCAAAGTGGTACACAAACAAACGATATTCACCATTTGCATCAACAACGAGTCTCACGTCGTCAAAAGGCACGTCGTCAGAGAGAGAGGCTTTCCGTTTCTTGACGACAACCAGGGATGGCTTTCCACTTCTTTCCACAACCTCGACACGAGCCTCTACTCTGGGATCCTGGAGATCTGACGCGATGGCTTCAAGAGATCTTAATTCGTTGCTCTTGGCAAGAATGTGTTCACGAAGGTTAAGCTTACCAACCTGCACATAATTGAAGTATATTGGgtgttaattaatttattttagtcCAGAAAGCCCGGGAAAGAGCGTGAAAACCGATGCCGTGAATTAAACTAAAAGCAACAAATTTAATTAATCGACTTGCGTACCACGTACCTGAAAGGGTTTCTCACTGTTCGTGTCATCCCAGAGTGTCTTAAGCACCGTTTTCACTCTCTTTTGTTGTGTGGCTGAGCTGACTTCTTCCAAATTTAAATCATTTGCTCTTTTAACAGAGCTATCGACTTCCATATCAATTGAATCAGCTGTTATCCCCTGGCATCACTGTACAAAATCGCAACTTTCGCCCGCCATTTTATTATCACGCCATTTGATTACGCAAGAGGACAACATCCACGCGAGAACCCACGAATTGCGCGTGAGTCCGCGCAGATATATGACGTCAGGATGGCGCAAtttgttctaaaaatagaaaaattgtcCCATATCATGGTTCCGCGCGGATCCCAATACTTACGGTCTCCATCCCCGATTATGGCTcctgataaaaccaaaaacttggatgtttcactttgttgttttgctgacgacggcaacgaaatggacaaaagcaaacaacgcacgtgcagggcgtgaaaagctattgtttttacccgctaaatatgcaaattagtgacgttctcgttgccgtcgccgttgtcgttgcttaagctctctaatgaaAGAAGTTAAAAACTTCGTATGCTGCGTGGCACTTGTTACtacaataagaaaataaaagttgagaatGTTGCTAAAAGTGCCAAAATCTTAACAAACGTCCAGACGTTTCGGGACTGTGTCCTTCATCAGTGGAATGTTCGTTAATGTTTTAAGCCACGCTTCCTGGTATttgatttaaaatttgaaagttgcGTTGTGCACGCGCGCGCGAACTTTAAATGGACTGAAAATCAGCATTGAGGCCGCGCGGTTGGCATGTCCCGAGACGAAAGACGAGACGCATCTCATATCTCTTCCTCTGTTTGTTACCATCGCAGAGTTTGATCCCGCGGACCAGCGCGTCCGCAGCGGTATGTCCGTTAGAACTGAAATGCTCTGCGACGGGGAATGCTTCGGAGGTGTTCACCAAAACACTCCCTCAGAGTGCGCCCAGTCTCGCCGATGGAAATGGCAGGGCAGCGACGGCAGGAGATGCAGTAAATGAGACCAGAGGACAAACAAGTAAAGGAGTCTTTGGTTGTTAAGCGATCCTTTGGCCCCAGAAGATCAGTTGCGCTGGAATGTTAAGATTTTGGCACTTTCAGCAACattctcaacttttattttccTATGAGttatatactctatcctagagtaaactgcttgaaaatcatacccttcacagcggcacatacctatatagtccatatatggcagtccccccccccccccctccctttccCCCGGGTCTACAGCCCCGTTCAAATTTCAAAGAGTCCAAAACTCCTTAGCACTAATCTGATGACGCATTTAAGGATGTCGTTTGCATAGCTTTGGAAGTTAATTATGTAATTCGTGTGGGAAATACCTCACCCAGTGACAAATAACAACTTATTTATTGGCCTGTCCTTCGGGCACCGGTGATATATTACCCTCACGCGCGCTGCGACATGCATTTTAGAATATAGCatagtttattatatatatatatatatatatatatatatatatatatatatatatatatatatatatatatcagctttcagtctgtttttttcttccagcaATTTACCTGCTGTAAGAAGGAATATCTCGCTGATACAGCCAGGAAGGAACGTTTCCAGCCTATTATCAGCTATCATGACAGATTATGACAAAAATGTGAGACCCTTCTACGGAGGTTAGGATTTCCCATAGGTTTATCGAAGGCAGCTGCATGCTTCGAACGTAACCATAAGTTTAATATCATTTCGGTAGTATGCAAGTAAATTTCAAATTATTCTGTCGCTCTGTTtgcatagcaacttccgtattgtaCTCTATAAcgtctataacctatttatgcatttctcattgaccaatcagaaacgcaaTATGCTGTTGAGTATATAGTAATTATAGAAGTAACAATGATTTTCATTACATTTTCAATCGATTTCGCGCCAAGGACTTAAGCTCCATCACGACTTCCATATGCATGACTCCACCAAATATCACCAAATCGGAATCCATTCCTTGAATAATTAACCTATGACCGCTtgacacacacaaaaaaaattgaaatatgtTCTTAGTGGTTCAAGGTTACCTTTCTGTGAAATTTCGTTCCCTTTTCGTCTTTCCTGTCCGGTTATCCTCCTAATTACTTCAGTATTTGAAGATGCGGAGAAAGTTTGTTAGGCAGCTATTGGCATGGAATGCATCTTTGAGCATTAAAGAATACTAATTCATGAGCAGATGAACCCCTCTGTATGCAACAACATCggcttttttaataattatctgCAATATGTTCATAAAATTAAAtccttgttgtttttttttgtttgtttgtttgtttgtttgtttgttttttagtgCGTTCTGTTGACGTTAAAGTGGACATTCTTATTCTCTCGTTTGGCGAAATTAAAGAAGCAAACATGGTTTGTGGATTTATTTAATTCGTAAATTAATTCGTAATTAAAGTGCATGCACAATAAACTGAAGAATAACAGAAAGATGTTGAGACGTGCACTCAGATAAAGAGCGGGAACTTTCACTGAATTACAAGTCATTAGTTGACTGGTGCATGAAACATACGGACAATAAATCTTCGTTTTCTTTAATGCGCAACTTTCCAAACCCCTCTCTCCTGAACGGCTAATTTGTCATGCCGACAATTTATCGAAGATTCATAATTGATTTCCGCGTCATTCTCGGCTCAGTTCCCTCAGAGTAACTAACAACGAAAGGCAATTGTTTAAAGTTGTGAAAAGGAATGGGACCCACTACAATTGGCCATTTGTTGATACGCTTCCATAGTCTTTaatatataacaataataataatacagaaTGTAAATAGCGCTTAAATCCGATCCTAGAGTCCAGAAACTAACACAACTAATACTTACATCAATTACGTAATTATATTTACATGATCATGATCGAATAAAAACGAAATAAGTAGACAAATAGATGAAATAACGGTTAATAAATGCAGTAAGAAGTTAATTAAAAACTTGCTGAAAAAGGAAAGTCCTAAGTTTAGATGTAAATTAAGCACCGTAAGCACCGACCGAaacttcctttgttttgttttgttttttttgttgctgttgttttttgttttgtttttttttttgcttagtatcgaagttgttcgctcctagtcatgaaGGGCTCCTCCCTTAACCCATTCATTCCTAAAGCAGCCTCCGTTGCTACGAGAAAAATCGTcaggcgttagacagagtaaaatctatcaagtcttACTCCTATATGAGGTATAATGTGTTGTAAAACCAATATCTCGAAGGACACATGCGCACAATCAATTTCATATCCAGAAGTTTAGCTGAAGTTGTTCTCCTTTGTTTGTATTCATCACTAGGCCAACGCctaatcttttcaaatgcttGTTTAGAGACTATCTTTGAGCCCCAACTCCAGGCAACGAATGTGGCGGCCGTAAGTACTCATGCGAGCGATTCCAAAATATGTGAACCTCTTCTGCATTTCTCTTTTAGGAGTTCAGCATGGATCTTTATCTTGGATTGTTTTGGCAGGATCCAAGGTTTGATTTGGCCTTGAATCAATCTCTCACGCTTGGTGGAGATTACACCGACAAATTCTGGCTCCCAGATACGTTTTTCGTAAACTCAGTTCAAACAAGTGTTCATGAGACAATCCTACCGAACAAAAAAGTGTGGATAAATTTGTATGGAGGCCACATGATGCTCAGTGCAAGGTACATGTATAATCATTTGTGCTCATTTTTTTCCGTTGATTTTTCAATGTCATTTGATTTCTTATATCAAAACTCTCCAAAGCAGTTCCGTGGCAGACGTAGGACTGTCTTCCATCAATCACTTGAAATTCTCATACGGTCAAACTCAAGGATCCGCTATCATGCTTCCTCACTGAGGGTCTGACCATTCGCCTTAAATGTAGCTTCACCCTTTCTTTCGCAGTTAAACCACTCTTAAACTGGCTGTACAACTGTTTTTCGCCCACTCCTCGCCATACACCATGGCATACACGAAAGCCTATTTCGCGCATTACATTTTACGGGTAGCCACAGGTAGCCACAAGATCATTACCACGTTAAACATACGGAAAAAGCCAACTATTCAATATCATGATAATCATAAAGGATTAACTGAAATGTCGTTTTAGGATGAAATCCACTGCTTCTTGCAAAATGAATTTACGAAAGTACCCAATGGACGACCAGATTTGTCACTTAGCTTTGGAAAGTTGTGAGTGTAATTCAAATTTGCTTCAGGTCATAATTTTTCGTTTACGACTGAAGTTTCGGGTTGAGTATCGGGCTGTCATgagggaggtcgtgagttcgactccgccTGGACCAGCGCTCAcagtcttaaaataactgaggagaaagtgctgccattgtaattacatttgcaaatggtttaACTtgcaagtcttctcggataaggactgtaaaccggaggtcccttctcatagcccttgttgaAATTAggtaaatagtatgggacgttaaagaacccacttaCTAGGACGTAGTCTCCGGTGTTgcggtctgaccttatctggacgggggcatctttcacttcctaaaacaAACTGTAAACTGCGTAATCAGCAGTCAGGCTAAAGTCTGCCataaagcattgtaaattagttctggaaagccccgaggggagagactaatatattcacttcacttcactttagTTTCTTATGATAAGGACGATCTACAATACACTTGGACTAAAGATGTCGGACAAGAAATTTACATCTACGATAAAGAGATGGCACAATTTACAGTCATTAACGCGACGAGACAACTCAAACATCCATTGTACCACTCAGGTAAAAGGATATTATATCCTTGGTTTTCAGTGCAGTCGAGATTGATAAAAAGACTTGGGATGGATCACATTTCACGGGAAACATTATCCCTTTCCAAAGACTATAATGTCAACAGAAATTTTCAtcttttcattcattcactAGACTTAAAACTTGCCACATCGCTATCATCGCGAAGtgtaggccactttggaaaataccatga containing:
- the LOC138008850 gene encoding uncharacterized protein, yielding MAGDITLVNEADIGFLSAVSLPNLSQALLDNFLDLDSEHESEDDSEDEWSDFSDLSSGNDSSAMSGEESPSRGQKDVRRKKLQENETDEVNFHAAVVLNTIYWALYENFHSAVMQIKIDTDKRKTQTNASEGADTVVDSDFVDVARVSGAALHKLRKGREKIVNGRKGARRVSEATKENYAAEVKIMSEMVCSAEEKTSLPLGLKRLDEGKLTFFNSKFTVVLLTLDKRIREMLTEKNLKRYPKNLMKLTKQSVALDEELQELFLAASKRACTAPFEEIRACSIWQELVKRICNTRF
- the LOC138008854 gene encoding uncharacterized protein, whose amino-acid sequence is MEVDSSVKRANDLNLEEVSSATQQKRVKTVLKTLWDDTNSEKPFQVGKLNLREHILAKSNELRSLEAIASDLQDPRVEARVEVVERSGKPSLVVVKKRKASLSDDVPFDDVRLVVDANGEYRLFVYHFELVRRGTININQPGQLRNAINEVVENRPCPGVDTRITGQQDYLSSEVEEQTLPWHRVLSRNCARLIKNAQCESGRKCRCCYKTEQKLSERLNQKKSLTEEDVRSRQSVSSKVRFSCLSPKSQSKRLKNMRQSRKNMTKQVKRYRKKFSVLMSDTHSSDLDKLMERVESTPMGRKEFEKCVAEADSLRPGAGQVLREIWDSDKVNFRKDQAKNGKF